Proteins encoded by one window of Xylella fastidiosa:
- a CDS encoding DNA-methyltransferase, whose translation MPHDEYVRWQRDCLTEMMRLLRNDGAIFYNHKWRVQAGLLQDRTDIVTGFPVRQIIIWQRNGGINFNSGYFLPTYEVIYLIAKPDFKLKPKANAIGDVWTIPQESKNPHPAPFPVELAQRCIESVGAEPVLDPFMGSGTIAVAAEILGYDWVGIEKSPKYVEMSLDRLKSLKGK comes from the coding sequence ATGCCGCATGACGAATATGTGCGGTGGCAAAGGGATTGTCTAACTGAAATGATGCGCTTGCTTCGCAACGATGGTGCAATTTTCTATAACCATAAGTGGAGAGTGCAAGCGGGGCTTTTGCAAGATCGTACTGACATTGTTACAGGGTTCCCTGTGCGGCAAATCATCATTTGGCAGCGTAATGGCGGGATTAACTTCAATTCCGGCTATTTTTTGCCAACGTATGAGGTGATCTACTTAATCGCAAAACCAGACTTCAAACTGAAGCCAAAAGCAAACGCCATAGGCGATGTGTGGACTATCCCGCAAGAATCAAAGAACCCACACCCTGCTCCATTTCCTGTCGAATTAGCGCAACGCTGTATTGAGTCTGTGGGTGCTGAACCTGTTTTAGACCCATTTATGGGGAGTGGAACAATTGCAGTTGCGGCTGAAATATTGGGTTATGACTGGGTTGGAATCGAAAAATCGCCTAAATACGTTGAAATGTCACTTGATAGGCTAAAGAGCCTCAAAGGAAAATAG
- the dnaG gene encoding DNA primase, giving the protein MARIPDAFIDELLARTDIVEVVGSRLPLKRQGKEYASRCPFHDERSASFYVSPTKQFYHCFGCGAHGTAINFLMNYDRLEFLDAVDELAKRAGMEIPRETQQKHAHQDDSRPLYAALEAASHFFQKHLENNPKVQAYLNERGVDINTRTRFQIGYAPDGYSVLKDTLGTDERRITLLDRAGMLSKNDRDHVYDKFRDRVMFPIFDRRGRVIAFGGRVLDKDKSPKYLNSPETTLFHKSRELYGLWQVRQAHQNIERLIVVEGYMDVISLFQFGITQAVATLGTATTVEHAELLFRNTPDVYFCFDGDNAGRKAGWRALESILPRMKEGRQAFFLFLPDGEDPDTIVRKEGKNAFNERLKQAIPLSQFFFDTLSSDIALHTLDGKARLAERARPLLMKIPEGAFNDLMRQRLAHLTGVNIAHPGPATAATSRPATRLTAQKRNLIHTTIAIILQQPSLAMTLNTPYPLAINDLKQPGIALLLELLDLIHQRPEITTGALLEHFTEREEYVLLQTLATQTMPGDTATWTQELQGAMTQMQKQLLQQRLNALHTKQLTQPLDDIDKYELRELLKNRTTLR; this is encoded by the coding sequence ATGGCCCGCATCCCTGATGCATTCATTGATGAACTACTCGCCCGTACCGATATCGTGGAGGTAGTAGGCAGCCGCCTACCGCTGAAGCGTCAAGGCAAAGAATACGCATCGCGGTGCCCATTCCACGACGAACGCTCCGCCTCCTTCTATGTCTCTCCGACCAAGCAGTTCTACCACTGCTTTGGTTGTGGCGCACACGGCACCGCCATCAACTTTCTAATGAACTACGACCGCCTCGAATTCCTTGATGCCGTCGACGAACTGGCCAAACGCGCCGGAATGGAAATCCCCCGCGAAACCCAGCAAAAACACGCACACCAGGACGACAGCCGCCCACTCTACGCCGCACTAGAGGCTGCATCTCACTTTTTCCAAAAACACCTAGAAAACAACCCCAAAGTCCAGGCATACCTGAATGAACGCGGTGTTGATATCAACACCCGCACACGCTTCCAGATTGGTTACGCACCCGACGGATATAGCGTACTGAAAGACACCCTAGGGACCGACGAACGACGCATCACCCTATTAGATCGGGCAGGCATGCTCTCCAAAAACGACCGCGACCACGTCTACGACAAATTCCGCGACCGAGTCATGTTCCCGATCTTTGACCGACGCGGCCGCGTCATCGCCTTTGGCGGCCGCGTCCTGGACAAAGATAAAAGCCCGAAATACCTCAACTCCCCGGAAACCACCTTATTTCACAAAAGCCGCGAACTGTACGGCCTCTGGCAAGTACGCCAAGCACACCAGAACATCGAACGACTGATCGTCGTCGAAGGCTACATGGATGTGATCTCACTCTTCCAATTTGGCATCACCCAAGCCGTCGCCACACTTGGCACAGCAACCACCGTAGAACACGCCGAACTCCTATTTCGCAATACCCCGGACGTGTACTTCTGCTTTGACGGCGACAACGCCGGCCGGAAAGCCGGTTGGCGCGCACTTGAATCGATCCTGCCACGCATGAAAGAAGGACGACAAGCCTTCTTCCTCTTCCTGCCCGATGGCGAAGATCCAGACACCATCGTCCGTAAAGAAGGCAAAAACGCATTCAACGAACGCCTCAAACAAGCCATCCCACTGTCACAATTCTTCTTCGACACACTCTCCAGCGACATCGCCCTGCATACCCTGGACGGCAAAGCACGCCTGGCCGAACGCGCCCGCCCACTGCTCATGAAAATCCCCGAAGGCGCATTTAACGACCTCATGCGGCAACGCCTGGCACACCTCACCGGTGTCAACATCGCCCACCCCGGACCAGCCACTGCCGCCACATCACGGCCAGCGACACGCCTTACTGCACAGAAACGCAACCTCATCCACACAACAATCGCAATCATCCTGCAACAGCCCTCCCTGGCAATGACCCTGAACACCCCATACCCTCTTGCCATTAACGACCTAAAACAACCAGGCATCGCCCTACTACTAGAATTACTCGACCTGATACACCAGCGCCCGGAGATCACCACAGGCGCCCTGCTAGAACACTTCACCGAACGCGAAGAATACGTCCTACTACAGACACTAGCCACACAAACCATGCCAGGTGACACCGCCACCTGGACCCAAGAATTACAAGGCGCGATGACACAAATGCAGAAACAGCTACTCCAACAACGCCTGAACGCACTCCACACCAAACAACTGACCCAGCCCCTGGACGACATCGACAAGTACGAACTGCGTGAACTGCTCAAAAACCGCACCACACTACGGTGA
- a CDS encoding site-specific DNA-methyltransferase has product MPPEMALLELDFDEAVRRVIKAAKKLPKGDNSARNLRGTIHSGDCIKVMQTLPAESFRVIVTSPPYNLKNSTGNGMKDGRGGK; this is encoded by the coding sequence ATGCCTCCAGAAATGGCTCTACTCGAACTAGACTTTGATGAAGCCGTAAGGCGCGTCATTAAGGCAGCCAAAAAGCTGCCCAAAGGCGATAACAGCGCCCGCAATTTACGCGGAACTATCCATAGTGGTGATTGCATCAAAGTCATGCAGACTTTGCCAGCGGAGAGCTTTCGCGTCATTGTCACGTCCCCACCATACAATCTGAAAAATTCTACGGGGAATGGCATGAAGGATGGGCGTGGCGGCAAGTGA